In Massilia sp. METH4, the genomic window GAGCTAGGCAGCAGAGAGGTGACGACGAGTTCGGTGAGCTGGTAGCGTTGACAAAAAAACTGGCGGGGGCAGTGGCCAAACGCTTTCGAAGGTAGGGCCATGCCGGGCCAGCGGACAGTGCCACAGCGCCTGACTGGTCTACCTCGCGGCAACCAGTCCACGAACCTGTTCCTGAGCCTCTTTGGGCAAGTTGGAAGGCCCGGCCGCTACAGCCCGTCTACGGCGTCCAGCACCCGGGCCGAGTACACGACCGCGGCGCCGGCATTCATCGCGATCGCCACGCTCAGCGCCTCGGCGATTTCCTCGCGCGTGGCGCCGGCTTCGAGCGCGGCCTTCGCATGCACGGTAATGCAGCCGTCGCAGCGGGTGGTCACCGCGACCGCCAGCGCGATCAGTTCATGGGTCTTCGGTTCGAGCTTGCCGGTGGTGGCGGCGGCGCCGTCGAGCGTTTGCCAGCCGCGGATCGCGTCGGGGCTCAGCTTTGCGAGATCTCCCACGCGCCCCACGAGCGCGCTGCGATAGGCATTCCAGTCCTGGATCATTGTCTTACCTCCTTGGTGAAGTCACCGCCGGGATGGCGATGACAAGATAATTCCCCGGCTACCTGGGCCCGAACGCCGCCACGTCCACCCTGGCCGGGGTGCGCGGCGCCGGCGCGCCGGGCAAGGCGCCCTGCAACAGCGCCAGCACCGCTTCGGCCGGGTTCACTCCCGTCGACGTGCGCAGGCCTGCATAGGAAATCGTCAGCCGCGGATGTACGCCCAGCAGCACGGGCCCCTCGGCGGCAAGGATGAAATCCACGGCGGCATACCCCCACAGGCCCGGCAGCGCGGCGGCCACGGCCTGGCCCAGCGGTTCCAGCCGCTGCGCCAGGTCGGCCAGCCCGTTGACGGTCGCGCCGAGGCATCGGAACCGGTTGTCTTCCACGGCCATGCGCTGCTCGTTGCAGGCCAGCAGGCGCGCCCTGCCGTCGCGGCACAGCAGCGAGAGGCTGCCGACGCGGCCGGCGACGAACGGCTGCAGCACGAGGCCCGAACCATGCTGCGCGGCGGCCCAGGCTTGTGCCGCCGCGCTGTCCTGGAACAGCCGGGTGCCATGGCTGCCGGCGCCATCGTCGGGCTTCACCACCCAGGCGCCGGGGCCGGCAGGCAAGACATCCCCGGCGCCGAACGTGGCGACGGTGGGCAGCGCGGCACGCGCCAGGGCGGCGCAGGTCTTCGTCTTGCTCGCGGCGACCTGCACGGCATCCGGGGCGCTGCCCAGCAGGATGCGACCGTGGCGCAGGACTTCGCGCGACAGCCATTCGAGCGTGCCGCCGCCCACCGGCGCCAGCGGCCACACGGCGTCGGCGGCATGCACGCAGGCGCCGAAGCGAATATGGAACGGCTGGCGTGTCTCACCCGCCACGGCCCCGTCGAGGGTGAGCAATTCCACTCCGGGCAGCAGGCGCAGGTCGGCGCATAGCGCGCGCAGCATCAGCGCATCGTCCTGGCGCCGGGCGGCCGGCGGCCGCGCACCACTGGCGCGCCCG contains:
- a CDS encoding carboxymuconolactone decarboxylase family protein, whose protein sequence is MIQDWNAYRSALVGRVGDLAKLSPDAIRGWQTLDGAAATTGKLEPKTHELIALAVAVTTRCDGCITVHAKAALEAGATREEIAEALSVAIAMNAGAAVVYSARVLDAVDGL
- a CDS encoding ATP-grasp domain-containing protein, whose translation is MLKVFAFDHGGTGRASGARPPAARRQDDALMLRALCADLRLLPGVELLTLDGAVAGETRQPFHIRFGACVHAADAVWPLAPVGGGTLEWLSREVLRHGRILLGSAPDAVQVAASKTKTCAALARAALPTVATFGAGDVLPAGPGAWVVKPDDGAGSHGTRLFQDSAAAQAWAAAQHGSGLVLQPFVAGRVGSLSLLCRDGRARLLACNEQRMAVEDNRFRCLGATVNGLADLAQRLEPLGQAVAAALPGLWGYAAVDFILAAEGPVLLGVHPRLTISYAGLRTSTGVNPAEAVLALLQGALPGAPAPRTPARVDVAAFGPR